In Planctomycetia bacterium, one DNA window encodes the following:
- the ccsA gene encoding cytochrome c biogenesis protein CcsA, translated as MNARPRTTPTRPLLSRMIDPFDSIKLGIVLIALILIYSALGSAVPTFRQFFELTEFAFFNHWVFLLLIVLFCVCLTVTTIRRIAFNVRNLGVLTVHTGLLMLCGGGVVYFGQKIEGDVWLDAPRIRLVSSDRLKTDPQGAVIGSFVAVKGKRFETNIPMLGGRHALEVTDVEHSGMTPAARVKLVAQIGDQPPQEIELRQGGDVDARFAKLSDRLLLLLSPGRTTETFYDDTTPMLSVTRDGHTEVFALNGLPYYNERFVEPAGEPPITDTAGNVVRPDRMTPIPLVESWRMPLTLDDSNRAVSADWPFTVEIDGYLPYARLEDRAIPGGDQTMPLAHVQVTRGPDKADSWLAASVPARSMVELNQGERFEFAWLTGQTALPDMYTKPVPGEHVLEVWVKDRDVRRSYAVTPGMKIDVEGTDYSLTVEELRPSWPLMTAGFNNARTPIALVWVKSPKQEFQRSVLHRFPQLNQDRDRAGKKMSDTANLVDDNLALFYTDASVDHFMIAASESLAPVVVHTARGGKRTVSQLKSGEPFRAGDLALTLLECIEKPRIVQVPQVVPVRQRRSLGDVRRTESLIRVKLAARDGSWTHRQWVPFSLYNNTTLMDRHEPTVVDSIPGGRPVQLIYGRYERALPGRVTLERLQTDFYPGRQQPSGWASYFRYEDPTERRVVAAKAWLNNTARIGGWTLFQSQAAGDHESWTVLGVGNREGVMTMAFGCLLITLGMMYAWTVKPALVRRRRLAAAATSADDPAPRDPAPGRGVRTGPREPVGSALGLILAALVGMAGAIARPAAVQAQSTAAPAASQSAGRPDAAVDAMMKAHSGMAGFDAHGHAQAPADEATAQRAAERLAAIQSQIDVKRLGAIVLQHSWRYATVDSWARDAMKTIHGSKPLYGLDPVVAAMELMFNASAYRAAPILYVKDKVLLADLTAYPVPISDEARMDLFRRGMVSLEFVRSPMVSARVRELAGETIKKKAMDRMLSAVNLFESLGWTFTVVPHPTGTHDTPWSSPASLADPRSRQDTGLNEKQAHDVLAVMQALERAWLARDASQINEHIGRLEQLMPTLAPAGIYPESARRLAEVKYRRMDLMWWAWLVYIFTFFVSIFAVATRYRWVRNVGLVMLTAAIGIHAYDLGLRWYVIGRIPVANMYEAVVSSTLAGTALGLLLELFLRKRVFLLSSALLGFFALALPEILPDKVDNRLTTMMPILDDVMLRIHTVLIISSYAVITLAYGVANCYLFVSALRHRQPLAQGTIGAQIGAMACLVLAKIGYFDHASSAGFVTAFAAATAGGAMLAVGAAAMLLSRRQVVLAGAGGGAVAMNAPAEDPSLTQRTRSILDEFDRSHRVLLYTSTISLFVGLVLGAVWADYSWGRPWGWDPKEVFALNTWLVYAILIHARFVTKHHALWTAVLSVVGFAVMQFNWWVVNFYIVGLHSYA; from the coding sequence GTGAACGCCCGACCACGCACCACGCCGACGCGACCGCTCCTGTCCCGCATGATCGACCCGTTCGACAGCATCAAGCTGGGTATCGTGCTGATTGCGTTGATCCTCATCTACTCGGCGCTCGGGTCGGCCGTTCCCACGTTTCGTCAATTCTTTGAGTTGACGGAATTCGCCTTTTTCAATCACTGGGTCTTCTTGCTGTTGATCGTCTTGTTTTGCGTCTGTCTGACGGTCACGACGATCCGTCGGATCGCGTTCAACGTGCGCAATCTGGGCGTGCTGACCGTTCACACCGGCCTGTTGATGTTGTGCGGCGGGGGCGTGGTGTATTTCGGGCAGAAGATCGAAGGCGATGTCTGGCTTGATGCCCCGCGCATTCGACTGGTGTCTTCCGATCGGCTGAAGACCGATCCGCAAGGCGCGGTGATCGGCTCGTTCGTGGCGGTGAAGGGCAAGCGTTTCGAGACGAACATCCCCATGCTGGGCGGGCGGCATGCGCTGGAAGTCACCGACGTGGAGCATTCGGGCATGACGCCGGCGGCGCGGGTGAAGCTCGTTGCGCAGATCGGAGACCAGCCGCCGCAGGAGATCGAGCTGCGGCAGGGCGGCGACGTGGATGCGCGGTTCGCGAAATTGAGCGACCGGCTGCTGCTGCTGCTGTCACCGGGTCGCACCACGGAGACGTTTTACGACGACACGACGCCGATGCTGTCGGTGACGCGCGACGGGCACACCGAGGTCTTCGCGCTGAACGGCCTGCCGTACTACAACGAGCGATTCGTCGAGCCGGCGGGTGAACCACCCATCACCGATACAGCGGGCAACGTCGTGCGCCCCGATCGCATGACGCCGATCCCGCTGGTCGAGTCGTGGCGGATGCCGCTGACGTTGGATGACTCGAACCGTGCGGTGTCGGCCGATTGGCCGTTCACGGTGGAAATCGACGGGTATCTGCCGTACGCGCGCCTGGAAGATCGTGCGATCCCCGGGGGCGATCAGACGATGCCGCTGGCGCACGTTCAGGTGACGCGCGGGCCGGACAAGGCCGACAGCTGGCTGGCGGCGAGCGTGCCGGCGCGGTCGATGGTGGAGTTGAACCAGGGCGAACGGTTTGAGTTCGCATGGCTGACGGGTCAGACCGCGCTGCCGGACATGTACACCAAGCCGGTGCCGGGCGAGCACGTGCTGGAAGTGTGGGTCAAGGATCGCGACGTTCGCCGGAGCTACGCGGTCACGCCGGGCATGAAGATCGACGTGGAAGGCACGGACTATAGCCTGACGGTGGAGGAACTTCGGCCGAGCTGGCCCTTGATGACGGCAGGCTTCAACAACGCGCGGACGCCGATCGCGCTGGTGTGGGTGAAATCGCCGAAGCAGGAGTTTCAGCGGTCGGTGCTGCATCGCTTCCCGCAGTTGAATCAGGATCGCGATCGCGCGGGCAAGAAGATGTCGGATACGGCGAATCTCGTGGACGACAACCTCGCGCTGTTCTACACCGACGCCTCGGTGGATCATTTCATGATCGCGGCGAGCGAGTCGCTGGCGCCGGTCGTCGTGCATACGGCGCGGGGCGGCAAGCGGACGGTGTCACAGCTCAAGAGCGGCGAGCCGTTCCGGGCGGGCGACTTGGCGCTGACGCTGCTGGAATGCATCGAGAAGCCGCGGATTGTTCAGGTGCCGCAGGTGGTGCCGGTGCGTCAGCGGCGGTCGCTGGGCGACGTGCGGCGGACGGAGTCGTTGATTCGCGTGAAGCTGGCGGCGCGCGACGGATCGTGGACGCATCGGCAATGGGTGCCGTTCAGCTTGTACAACAACACGACGCTGATGGATCGCCATGAGCCGACGGTGGTGGATTCGATCCCCGGCGGCCGGCCGGTGCAGTTGATCTACGGTCGCTACGAGCGGGCGCTGCCGGGCCGGGTGACGCTCGAGCGATTGCAGACAGATTTCTATCCTGGGCGGCAGCAGCCCAGCGGATGGGCGAGTTATTTCCGATACGAGGATCCGACGGAACGCCGGGTCGTGGCGGCCAAGGCGTGGTTGAACAACACGGCGCGGATCGGCGGATGGACGCTGTTTCAGTCGCAGGCGGCCGGGGATCACGAGTCGTGGACGGTGCTGGGAGTGGGCAATCGTGAGGGTGTCATGACGATGGCGTTTGGTTGTTTGCTGATAACGTTGGGCATGATGTACGCGTGGACTGTGAAACCGGCGCTGGTGCGACGGCGTCGGCTGGCCGCGGCGGCGACGTCGGCAGACGATCCGGCGCCGCGCGACCCCGCACCGGGGCGCGGCGTTCGGACGGGCCCGCGCGAGCCGGTCGGGAGCGCCCTGGGATTAATTCTGGCGGCGCTGGTGGGAATGGCGGGCGCGATCGCGCGACCGGCGGCCGTGCAAGCCCAATCGACGGCGGCGCCTGCGGCGTCGCAGTCCGCGGGGAGGCCGGACGCGGCGGTTGATGCCATGATGAAGGCACACTCCGGCATGGCGGGGTTCGACGCGCACGGGCATGCGCAAGCGCCCGCCGATGAAGCCACGGCGCAGCGCGCGGCGGAGCGCCTGGCGGCGATTCAATCCCAGATCGACGTGAAGCGCCTCGGCGCGATCGTTTTGCAGCACAGTTGGCGCTACGCCACGGTGGACTCGTGGGCGCGTGACGCGATGAAGACGATTCACGGCAGCAAGCCGCTCTACGGGCTGGACCCGGTCGTCGCGGCGATGGAGTTGATGTTCAATGCGTCGGCCTATCGCGCCGCGCCGATCCTGTATGTGAAGGACAAGGTCCTGCTGGCCGACCTGACGGCGTATCCGGTGCCGATCTCCGACGAAGCGCGGATGGACTTGTTCCGGCGCGGCATGGTGAGCCTGGAATTCGTGCGCTCGCCGATGGTCTCGGCGCGGGTGCGCGAGTTGGCCGGCGAGACAATCAAGAAAAAGGCGATGGATCGCATGCTCTCGGCGGTCAATCTCTTCGAGAGCCTCGGCTGGACGTTCACCGTTGTCCCACACCCGACCGGCACGCACGATACGCCGTGGTCCTCTCCGGCGTCGCTGGCCGATCCGCGCAGCCGGCAGGACACCGGCTTGAATGAGAAACAGGCGCACGACGTGCTGGCGGTGATGCAGGCGCTGGAGCGAGCATGGCTCGCGCGCGATGCGTCGCAGATCAACGAGCACATCGGCCGGCTGGAGCAGCTCATGCCGACGCTCGCGCCGGCGGGGATCTATCCCGAATCGGCGCGACGGCTGGCCGAGGTGAAGTACCGCCGCATGGACCTGATGTGGTGGGCCTGGCTGGTCTATATCTTCACGTTTTTTGTTTCAATCTTTGCGGTGGCGACGCGCTACCGCTGGGTGCGCAACGTCGGCCTGGTGATGCTCACGGCGGCGATCGGCATTCATGCGTATGACCTGGGACTGCGGTGGTACGTCATCGGGCGCATCCCCGTGGCGAACATGTACGAAGCGGTCGTGTCGAGCACGCTGGCGGGCACCGCGCTGGGCTTGTTGCTTGAATTGTTCCTGCGCAAGCGGGTGTTCCTGTTGAGTTCGGCGCTGCTGGGGTTCTTCGCCCTGGCGCTGCCCGAGATTCTGCCGGACAAAGTGGACAATCGCCTGACGACCATGATGCCGATTCTGGACGACGTCATGCTTCGCATCCACACGGTGCTCATCATCTCCAGCTACGCGGTCATCACGCTCGCGTACGGCGTCGCGAATTGTTATCTCTTTGTCAGTGCCCTTCGGCATCGTCAGCCGCTGGCCCAGGGCACCATCGGCGCGCAAATCGGCGCGATGGCCTGCCTCGTCCTCGCGAAGATCGGCTATTTCGACCATGCGTCCAGCGCGGGGTTTGTCACGGCCTTTGCCGCGGCCACCGCGGGCGGCGCGATGCTGGCGGTCGGCGCGGCGGCGATGCTCTTGAGCCGCAGGCAGGTCGTTCTGGCCGGCGCGGGCGGCGGCGCGGTGGCGATGAATGCGCCGGCCGAAGACCCCAGTCTCACACAGCGCACGCGGTCCATCCTCGATGAGTTCGACCGATCGCATCGCGTGCTGCTCTACACGTCGACGATTTCGCTCTTCGTCGGACTGGTGCTCGGCGCGGTCTGGGCCGATTACTCCTGGGGCCGGCCTTGGGGGTGGGATCCGAAGGAAGTCTTCGCGCTCAACACGTGGCTGGTCTATGCGATTCTGATCCACGCGCGATTTGTCACCAAGCATCATGCCTTGTGGACCGCCGTGCTAAGCGTCGTGGGCTTCGCCGTGATGCAGTTCAACTGGTGGGTGGTGAACTTCTACATCGTCGGGCTGCACAGCTACGCATGA